Proteins encoded together in one Penicillium digitatum chromosome 1, complete sequence window:
- a CDS encoding PH response protein PalF, which translates to MSANPPTQPTLPASRNRNSLLSKFRSPLGQRNRAITDFYIDPDDPWRSYFPGDIIRGTVVVTVVRPVRITHIVVCLHGYVKVFKNAIPAGEATPDLGFLGPGRGRRGAEYLGNGLATLFEDEVVLCGDGRLKEGIYKFRFEMGLPPYALPSSINFERGTIGYSLTSTLTRPTTMNPTLTCRRRVNLLENIDIAPFPAPRARIVTLEPISRRSKPRGKAKSTNSDATAGPDTGSVDTPISGMASSVDTRPPLSPSPSNVSSSSRPSESSQSFRIASDPSSSASTGGQNSEGRSATSISDKTITAKAEILRAGVLPGDTLPITVTINHCKQVRSAHGVMVTLYRQGRIDLHPAIPIGTTAAGKKPVYEDCYPRSRTGLGGLTLGTSRTSSTFRKDLSQTFAPLIVDPSTMTAIVKTSIRIPEDAFPTITRVPGAMINFRYYVEVVTDLRGKITSPDRFIPRFNMVSGGTTFSPSGQVLNPADSSGVTANWAGNILDTDSIRREKGVISVAFEVVVGTRDSQRGKATKRKSSTAGESTMSQTAPPASTIPLNPVDGDEWPEASPMPNSNGGYGSQEGQFPEETDWAEYPEEYTEHFQPMDPMVAPPEVEEPVDEKTRVRRHEEALLPSQPPDEDEAGPSTVPMEVPTAPVLPDDHHLQDYQHVPSPDTSGGPHAVRSAESLQTVVASSAGPSEPRVSADDKQELERHRLQEQASAPQGEPSNQEPSAGPSAPVFDEDDQLVGGTAHADESLPRYQR; encoded by the exons ATGTCCGCCAACCCCCCAACTCAACCTACGTTGCCGGCCAGTCGGAATCGCAACTCTCTCCTCTCCAAGTTTCGCTCCCCGCTCGGTCAAAGGAATCGAGCCATCACCGACTTCTATATCGATCCGGATGACCCATGGCGCTCCTACTTCCCCGGTGATATTATCAGAGGTACCGTCGTGGTGACCGTTGTACGACCCGTTCGTATTACACATATAGTCGTATGTCTCCACGGCTATGTCAAGGTATTCAAGAATGCGATTCCCGCTGGAGAAGCAACCCCCGACTTGGGATTCTTAGGACCCGGGCGGGGTCGACGAGGCGCAGAATACTTGGGCAATGGGTTAGCCACCTTGTTTGAAGATGAGGTTGTCCTCTGTGGCGATGGACGCTTGAAGGAGGGCATCTACAAGTTTCGCTTTGAAATGGGGCTTCCTCCTTATGCGCTTCCTAGCAGTATAAAT TTTGAACGCGGGACTATCGGCTACTCACTTACCTCTACCCTTACCCGACCGACCACCATGAACCCTACACTCACATGCCGAAGACGGGTCAATCTTTTAGAAAACATCGATATTGCACCCTTCCCTGCACCTAGGGCTCGTATAGTTACCTTGGAACCGATCTCCAGACGCTCAAAACCAAGGGGAAAAGCCAAGTCAACAAATTCCGACGCAACCGCAGGGCCGGACACAGGCTCGGTCGATACTCCTATAAGTGGAATGGCATCGTCTGTAGATACCAGACCACCACTGAGCCCTTCACCAAGCAATGTCAGCTCTTCCAGCCGGCCTAGCGAAAGCAGCCAAAGCTTTCGAATCGCCAGCGATCCCAGTTCATCCGCAAGCACGGGCGGACAAAATAGCGAGGGTCGCAGTGCTACCTCTATCTCAGATAAAACCATCACCGCAAAGGCCGAGATTCTGCGTGCCGGTGTGCTTCCTGGGGATACCCTACCCATCACAGTTACGATCAACCATTGTAAACAAGTGCGCAGTGCGCATGGAGTTATGGTCACCTTATACCGTCAAGGTCGCATTGATCTTCATCCTGCAATTCCCATTGGCACTACAGCAGCTGGGAAAAAGCCGGTGTATGAAGACTGCTATCCTCGATCACGGACGGGACTTGGAGGCCTTACTTTGGGAACAAGTCGGACCAGCAGCACTTTTCGCAAAGATTTGTCGCAGACATTCGCCCCATTGATCGTTGATCCAAGCACTATGACTGCAATAGTGAAGACTTCAATCCGAATACCTGAAGACGCATTTCCAACGATCACGCGAGTGCCGGGAGCCATGATCAATTTCCGGTACTATGTGGAGGTCGTAACGGACTTGCGAGGCAAAATTACTTCACCAGATCGCTTCATCCCACGTTTCAACATGGTCTCCGGTGGTACTACATTTTCCCCCAGCGGGCAGGTCCTCAATCCAGCCGATTCGAGCGGCGTTACTGCCAACTGGGCCGGCAACATATTAGATACGGACTCTATTCGCCGTGAAAAAGGTGTGATCTCTGTGGCCTTTGAAGTCGTGGTTGGGACGCGTGATTCACAAAGAGGGAAAGCGACTAAACGCAAATCATCTACGGCTGGCGAATCGACGATGTCACAGACGGCGCCTCCTGCATCTACTATTCCACTTAACCCTGTTGATGGAGATGAGTGGCCAGAGGCGAGTCCAATGCCTAATTCCAATGGCGGATATGGTTCACAGGAGGGGCAATTCCCCGAGGAGACGGATTGGGCAGAATACCCCGAAGAATATACTGAACATTTCCAGCCAATGGACCCTATGGTCGCGCCTCCAGAAGTTGAGGAGCCTGTTGACGAGAAAACCCGGGTACGACGTCATGAAGAAGCTCTCTTACCAAGTCAACCAcccgatgaagatgaggcaGGGCCATCCACAGTACCAATGGAGGTCCCGACCGCACCGGTTTTGCCAGATGATCATCATCTTCAAGACTACCAGCATGTGCCTTCACCAGATACGAGCGGTGGTCCGCATGCCGTCCGCTCTGCAGAATCCCTGCAGACTGTAGTTGCGAGCAGCGCTGGGCCCAGTGAGCCACGAGTATCCGCCGACGATAAACAAGAGCTTGAGCGTCACCGACTCCAGGAGCAGGCGAGTGCACCCCAAGGCGAGCCCAGCAACCAGGAACCCAGCGCTGGGCCTAGTGCGCCAGTCTTTGACGAGGACGACCAGCTGGTCGGTGGGACGGCGCATGCAGACGAGTCGTTGCCTCGATAccagcgatga
- a CDS encoding GAJ protein, putative, whose product MPKLTKSDKQDLILTHLRATGTCHTLKDLEKTLPSVASINGIQVKEYIQNLTDEGQLRVEKIGSGNWYWSFSSDEKHAREQQLGRVTMEVEKVRKSYADVVAALAAETTRRAEETDEEYDREFLTTKKAKLQVEIDRVRTTEAQLSGPLSLSNKGVKQVQEELAGFRQQALQWTDDIYILETYLRKLAGGDRQIIESILRDCYGDEYVDGEGLCELRG is encoded by the exons ATG CCCAAATTAACCAAGAGCGACAAACAAGATTTGATTTTGACTCATCTCCGCGCCACTGGAACCTGTCACACGCTCAAAGATCTAGAGAAGACGCTACCCTCGGTTGCATCCATCAATGGCATCCAGGTCAAGGAATACATTCAAAATTTGACCGACGAGGGTCAACTACGAGTGGAGAAGATTGgcagtggaaattggtacTGGAGTTTCAGCAGCGACGAAAAGCACGCACGAGAGCAACAGTTGGGCCGAGTGACCATGGAGGTGGAGAAAGTCCGGAAGTCTTACGCTGATGTAGTGGCGGCTTTGGCCGCCGAGACCACACGCCGCGCGGAGGAGACGGATGAGGAATATGACAGGGAATTTCTCACGACTAAAAAGGCCAAGCTCCAAGTGGAAATCGATCGGGTACGGACTACAGAGGCCCAACTCTCCGGACCCCTCTCGCTCAGCAACAAGGGTGTCAAGCAGGTCCAAGAGGAATTAGCGGGGTTTCGACAGCAGGCACTGCAGTGGACTGATGATATCTACATCCTAGAAACGTACTTGCGCAAACTAGCAGGTGGAGATCGACAAATCATTGAGAGTATCTTACGTGACTGTTATGGAGACGAGTACGTGGACGGAGAGGGTCTTTGTGAACTAAGAGGATAA
- a CDS encoding UAF complex subunit Rrn10 has protein sequence MSVARSPSLDEDSFVEPVEETQDALDDKPSRYTRRRANVFDAVAGRVNARGVHPHRTVASQHRDTASTNARSLRPEELLYRKQNIPAESIEEKIYFAHENLSSDQTLPNSELLETIHAYAADYYEYATADNGKDDYQTMDETALLALGILIEEMAKEELGETGDLALVEGQELSGEEDEKTAPESDTTTKLAARAARRKRANSTVRQRSKRRKLARSVSVTTDFDTEIDERR, from the exons ATGTCTGTTGCCAGGTCACCTAGCTTGGATGAAGATAGCTTTGTCGAGCCAGTCGAAGAGACGCAAGATGCACTGGACGATAAGCCTTCGAGGTACACAAGACGCCGCGCCAACGTCTTTGATGCGGTAGCTG GTCGAGTCAACGCCCGGGGTGTTCACCCACACCGTACAGTTGCCTCTCAACACCGCGATACAGCCTCGACAAACGCTCGAAGTTTGCGTCCAGAGGAGCTTCTATATCGCAAGCAGAACATTCCAGCAGAATCAATCGAGGAGAAAATCTACTTCGCACATGAGAATCTTTCCTCTGATCAAACTCTTCCGAACTCCGAACTCCTTGAGACGATACATGCCTATGCGGCCGACTACTACGAATACGCTACGGCAGACAACGGCAAGGATGACTATCAGACCATGGATGAGACAGCACTGCTTGCACTGGGGATCCTGATCGAAGAGATGGCCAAGGAGGAACTGGGAGAAACCGGAGATCTAGCTCTGGTTGAAGGACAAGAGCTGTCGggggaagaggatgaaaagACAGCACCCGAGAGCGACACCACAACTAAACTGGCAGCACGAGCAGCGCGAAGAAAACGAGCAAACAGTACTGTCCGTCAAAGATCAAAACGACGCAAGTTGGCTCGTTCTGTTTCTGTTACAACCGATTTCGACACCGAGATTGATGAAAGAAGATGA
- a CDS encoding WD repeat protein, translating into MNSYLLNRALGSVTPNEFHVAQTTRLVHNLEPAPGIRFSSHRATAPTDQSEDDVAPLDQELGATTEVFSHKSGVNCLAMDQFEGRYMISGGADPSIHLWDLESRGSELKHVHQSCASVSKSSHPDAHTHAITSLSIYPFDPIPSTIFSTAHDGTLKLSALQSPSITPLHTFNLDCTPYSHSFSSQPGSTLLVAVGTSERSVRLVDLRSGLSTQGLPGHNGAVLSVAWAPHRPHLLASASVDNRVIIFDVRRGGHNSAIATLDMDDPVGLVVPGTGSAPVSYENRPAFSRHARAHNGPVTGVRWTCNGSHIVTTGQDSRIRVWDSATGANALVHFGPRVRNSSSSHLAERAPLIVPRGSMNPGHETLLWPNFNEHDDRGEIFMFELREGTFVKRLRVPGLMAGSQNVRGRSSALSAGRINDLVWRGNGASGEGIELFSAHGDGTIRTWVSHEPDGEPTETEEAAQADRKRKRDVLDKIYQGFLEPGQPSLRI; encoded by the exons ATGAATTCCTATCTCCTCAACAGAGCCCTTGGGTCTGTGACTCCAAATGAATTCCATGTTGCTCAAACAACCCGGCTAGTGCACAACCTTGAGCCCGCTCCCGGCATACGGTTCTCCAGCCACAGAGCAACTGCGCCAACGGACCAGTCCGAAGACGATGTTGCACCTTTAGATCAAGAGCTAGGTGCTACGACGGAGGTATTTTCTCACAAGTCTGGCGTGAATTGTCTGGCAATGGATCAGTTTGAGGGCCGATA CATGATATCGGGAGGTGCGGATCCATCGATCCATCTGTGGGACCTTGAATCAAGAGGTTCAGAACTCAAACATGTTCATCAATCTTGCGCGTCCGTCAGCAAATCCTCTCACCCTGACGCGCATACACATGCGATCACCTCCCTCTCGATCTACCCGTTTGATCCCATCCCGTCAACGATCTTCTCGACGGCACACGATGGTACATTAAAACTGTCGGCGCTACAGTCACCCTCTATTACCCCCCTCCACACATTCAACCTGGATTGTACACCATATTCACACTCGTTCTCCTCTCAGCCTGGGTCAACACTGCTCGTCGCAGTAGGCACGTCTGAGCGGTCGGTCCGACTAGTAGATCTACGATCTGGATTATCGACACAAGGTTTACCGGGGCACAATGGCGCAGTCTTATCAGTAGCATGGGCACCTCACCGGCCACATCTCCTAGCCTCTGCATCGGTCGACAACCGAGTAATCATTTTCGATGTGCGTCGGGGAGGTCACAACTCTGCCATCGCTACCCTGGACATGGATGATCCAGTGGGACTAGTGGTACCAGGAACTGGATCTGCACCGGTCTCATACGAGAATCGTCCAGCCTTCTCCCGGCATGCTCGTGCACACAACGGGCCTGTGACCGGAGTGCGGTGGACCTGTAATGGCAGCCACATCGTGACAACAGGACAGGATTCCCGAATTCGAGTCTGGGACTCGGCAACAGGCGCCAATGCACTTGTTCATTTCGGCCCTCGGGTCCGTAATAGCTCCTCCTCGCATCTGGCTGAACGGGCACCCTTAATTGTGCCGAGAGGCTCCATGAATCCTGGACATGAAACACTACTGTGGCCGAATTTCAATGAACATGATGATCGTGGTGAGATATTCATGTTCGAGCTCCGCGAAGGCACATTTGTTAAGCGTCTCCGCGTCCCGGGTCTCATGGCTGGGTCGCAGAATGTCCGTGGTCGGTCAAGTGCCTTGAGCGCTGGGCGTATCAACGATCTGGTCTGGCGAGGGAATGGTGCATCGGGAGAGGGGATAGAGCTGTTCTCTGCTCACGGCGATGGAACAATCCGCACATGGGTCTCTCACGAACCGGACGGCGAACCCACTGAAACCGAGGAAGCAGCTCAGGCCGATCGCAAGCGGAAGCGAGATGTTCTCGACAAGATCTATCAAGGATTTCTCGAGCCTGGCCAGCCCAGTCTACGAATCTAA